A part of Myxococcus landrumus genomic DNA contains:
- the traA gene encoding outer membrane exchange protein TraA family protein — protein sequence MSRLARFALAVLSVCLVSAPAWGQKLPDVVVAGPAIAPALSTDGQGMCVASNIWRRDPGEFPQSQGTYIDVLNGFLEEPASKQSRVTTVLRTPFDLSNNLNDGRTLSYGDFVSQVTAPGCSIGGCSFNIINDNDALTSFVSRFRGYLNVPPNLAGQALHFGYYLDDAISLVIYDRAQSYVVINRPPRIGLATWRSTNSVTFSQPGLYAVEILYTQISEHAALEMSMFTGAFADFERAANTPPIVNLYSSNFQLLQPAQFFQTENGLPSFAGNPNHCEQCSRANVNAPNNGTCSDNYYCNSAALCAPCDTALRCGEKCSPCGISIPYCANINGKNTCVQCTEDSQCVNGRCDLTDNMCRGCNDDADCPNTGRCDTATNQCSGCNDDADCPGATCDEPSATCVQCTEDAHCPNGQVCVPGLNQCRECNDDSQCDRGEICTNNQCVPCATDDACAGNSCNCCPNGTQCAALTPGASPSCVECSTDSQCAEGQKCDPLNGRCVTDIPECNTASACGPSCARCPDDRPFCLDGQVCVQCRTDLECGGGQFCVSGECSACTTDKHCGTRCEACDADAPFCLSDGSPQGSTCVGCRTNEDCGSGQCNPTTRTCENAGACAVTCDAGLVCDGTSCVQCFADAHCPCGGTCDLGTNTCTTSCENSGDCLGVQHCSAKTQQCERGRRKPGTDPQGGAFCCGTTANATPAGSATILFLLAAGLLLLRAQRRVR from the coding sequence TTGTCCCGCCTCGCGCGATTCGCGCTCGCCGTCCTATCGGTGTGCCTCGTTTCCGCCCCCGCCTGGGGCCAGAAGCTGCCGGATGTCGTCGTCGCAGGCCCCGCCATTGCTCCCGCGTTGAGCACCGATGGGCAGGGCATGTGCGTCGCGTCGAATATCTGGAGGCGCGACCCCGGAGAGTTCCCGCAGTCACAAGGGACGTACATCGACGTCCTTAATGGGTTTCTCGAGGAACCCGCCAGCAAGCAGAGCCGCGTCACCACCGTCCTTCGCACCCCGTTCGACCTGTCCAACAACCTCAACGACGGCCGTACGCTGAGCTACGGCGACTTCGTGAGCCAGGTCACCGCCCCGGGTTGCTCCATCGGTGGATGCAGTTTCAACATCATCAACGACAACGATGCGTTGACTTCGTTTGTCTCGCGATTCCGCGGTTACCTGAACGTGCCGCCCAACCTCGCGGGCCAAGCGCTTCATTTTGGGTATTACCTGGATGATGCCATCAGCCTCGTCATCTACGACCGAGCGCAGTCCTACGTGGTCATCAACCGCCCTCCTCGGATTGGCTTGGCGACGTGGCGCAGCACCAACAGTGTGACGTTCAGCCAACCAGGACTCTACGCTGTTGAGATCCTCTACACCCAGATCAGTGAGCACGCGGCTCTCGAGATGTCGATGTTCACGGGGGCCTTCGCGGACTTCGAGCGCGCGGCCAACACTCCGCCCATCGTCAACCTCTACTCCTCCAACTTCCAACTGCTCCAGCCCGCGCAGTTCTTCCAGACGGAGAACGGCCTCCCCTCCTTCGCGGGCAACCCCAACCACTGCGAGCAGTGCTCACGCGCCAACGTCAACGCGCCCAACAACGGCACCTGCAGTGACAACTACTACTGCAACTCGGCTGCACTATGCGCCCCCTGCGACACGGCGCTCCGGTGCGGAGAGAAGTGCTCCCCGTGCGGCATCTCCATCCCGTACTGCGCGAACATCAACGGCAAGAACACGTGCGTCCAATGCACGGAAGATTCGCAGTGCGTGAACGGCCGCTGTGACTTGACCGACAACATGTGTCGGGGTTGCAACGACGACGCCGACTGCCCGAACACCGGCCGCTGCGACACCGCGACCAACCAGTGCTCGGGCTGCAACGACGACGCCGACTGCCCCGGCGCCACCTGCGACGAGCCCAGCGCCACCTGCGTCCAGTGCACCGAGGACGCGCACTGCCCCAACGGCCAGGTCTGCGTCCCCGGCCTGAACCAGTGCCGTGAGTGCAACGACGATTCGCAGTGCGACCGCGGCGAAATCTGCACCAACAACCAATGCGTCCCTTGCGCCACCGATGACGCCTGCGCCGGCAACTCCTGCAACTGCTGCCCCAACGGCACGCAGTGCGCCGCGCTGACGCCGGGCGCCTCGCCCTCCTGTGTCGAGTGCTCCACCGATTCCCAGTGCGCCGAAGGCCAGAAGTGCGACCCGCTCAACGGCCGCTGCGTCACCGACATCCCCGAGTGCAACACCGCCTCCGCCTGCGGCCCGTCCTGCGCCAGGTGCCCCGATGACCGCCCGTTCTGCCTCGACGGCCAGGTCTGCGTTCAGTGCCGCACCGACCTGGAATGTGGTGGCGGACAGTTCTGCGTGAGCGGCGAGTGCAGCGCCTGCACCACGGACAAGCACTGCGGCACCCGCTGCGAGGCCTGCGACGCGGACGCGCCCTTCTGCCTCTCCGACGGCTCGCCCCAGGGCAGCACCTGCGTCGGCTGCCGCACCAACGAGGACTGCGGCAGCGGCCAGTGCAACCCCACCACCCGCACCTGCGAGAACGCGGGCGCCTGCGCCGTCACCTGCGACGCGGGCCTCGTCTGCGATGGCACCTCCTGCGTCCAGTGCTTCGCCGACGCACACTGCCCCTGCGGCGGAACCTGCGACCTGGGCACCAACACCTGCACCACCTCGTGCGAGAACAGCGGCGACTGCCTCGGCGTCCAGCACTGCTCGGCGAAGACCCAGCAGTGTGAGCGCGGACGGCGCAAGCCCGGCACCGACCCACAAGGCGGAGCCTTCTGCTGCGGCACCACCGCCAACGCCACCCCGGCGGGAAGCGCCACCATCCTCTTCCTCCTCGCCGCCGGCCTCCTGCTCCTGCGCGCCCAGCGCCGCGTCCGATGA
- a CDS encoding thioredoxin family protein → MRYLAACLLLSGLVACTAANTNTPVSADATHAGAPLPFIDDDYTRALAEAKAKGVPLFVDVWAPWCHTCRSMKAYVLTDKSLAAHADRFVWLQVNTDLTQNAAFQEKFPIEFWPTLFIIDPRAEKPLLRFAGSATVDQLVKLFEDGERAYKGGVTGAEALLARGDALSGEGRSAEASEALTEALAEAPADWSRRGRALESLLMVLYSTFDEAKAKECATKALELLPSTPRSLSWANSAATGLMCALMVPDGAEGVTELRAALEAKVVEAMGPPAIQMAGDDVSGLYDARVTARKAAKDEAGMKVLAEQWLTYLEGEAAKAPNADARSVFDSHRLSAAMRLGQLERVIPALQQSEKDLPKDYNPPARLSSVYKNLGRLDEALAASDRALALVQGARRLSVLSTRVDILVARKDSATATKTLEDAITYAKTLPASQVSPRQVKSLEKKLTELQATAQPSPK, encoded by the coding sequence ATGCGCTATCTAGCCGCCTGCCTGCTGCTCTCGGGGCTCGTCGCCTGCACCGCCGCGAACACGAACACTCCCGTGTCCGCGGACGCGACGCATGCCGGTGCCCCGCTGCCGTTCATCGATGACGACTACACGCGCGCCCTCGCGGAAGCGAAGGCGAAGGGCGTCCCGCTCTTCGTCGACGTCTGGGCGCCGTGGTGCCACACGTGTCGCTCGATGAAGGCGTATGTCCTGACGGACAAGTCCCTGGCCGCGCATGCGGACCGCTTCGTCTGGCTGCAGGTGAACACGGACCTGACGCAGAACGCGGCGTTCCAGGAGAAGTTCCCCATCGAGTTCTGGCCGACGCTGTTCATCATCGACCCGCGCGCGGAGAAGCCGCTGTTGCGCTTCGCGGGCAGCGCCACGGTGGACCAGTTGGTGAAGCTCTTCGAGGACGGCGAGCGCGCCTACAAGGGTGGCGTCACGGGCGCGGAGGCGCTCCTGGCGCGCGGTGACGCGTTGTCCGGAGAGGGCCGCTCGGCCGAGGCCTCGGAGGCGCTGACGGAGGCGCTGGCGGAGGCTCCCGCCGACTGGTCCCGCCGGGGCCGCGCGCTGGAGTCGCTGCTGATGGTGCTCTACTCGACGTTCGACGAGGCCAAGGCGAAGGAGTGCGCGACGAAGGCGCTGGAGTTGCTGCCGAGCACGCCTCGCTCGCTGTCGTGGGCGAACAGCGCGGCGACGGGCCTGATGTGCGCGCTGATGGTTCCGGATGGCGCCGAGGGTGTCACGGAGCTGCGCGCCGCGCTCGAGGCCAAGGTGGTGGAGGCCATGGGCCCTCCCGCCATCCAGATGGCCGGTGATGACGTGTCGGGCCTGTATGACGCGCGGGTGACGGCGCGCAAGGCCGCCAAGGACGAGGCCGGCATGAAGGTGCTCGCCGAGCAGTGGCTGACGTACCTGGAGGGCGAGGCCGCGAAGGCGCCCAACGCCGACGCGCGCTCCGTGTTCGACTCGCACCGCCTCTCGGCCGCGATGAGGCTGGGCCAGTTGGAGCGTGTCATCCCCGCGCTGCAGCAGAGCGAGAAGGACCTTCCGAAGGACTACAACCCGCCCGCGCGCCTGTCCTCCGTGTACAAGAACCTGGGCCGCCTGGATGAGGCGCTCGCCGCGAGCGACCGCGCCCTGGCGCTCGTGCAGGGTGCCCGCCGGCTCTCCGTGCTGTCCACCCGCGTGGACATCCTCGTCGCGCGCAAGGACTCCGCCACGGCCACGAAGACGCTGGAGGACGCCATCACCTACGCGAAGACGCTGCCCGCCTCCCAGGTGTCGCCTCGTCAGGTGAAGAGCCTGGAGAAGAAGCTCACCGAGCTCCAGGCGACGGCCCAGCCCTCGCCGAAGTAG
- the traB gene encoding outer membrane exchange protein TraB codes for MNSLRLPLLVLALGGATLASAQPDTRFDVQMFRPSGAPQDLVLVSQSRPLSHLSVAAGPYFSYSLNPLTLVPEGGDLEKISLVGNRLQLDVMAMVGLFDWAEIGVDMPLILAQGGQNLEVIGTEGSVESFVLGDLRITGKVAVPGLRRPAEGKGWGAALTLNVSFPTGAQDAFAGEGELTWAPGLVVDYRFGNGILLALNGGFWKRPDRVFDGVAIGDMMPFGVGAEVPILRGSGITALGLVNGAVGLKKAPGTERQVPAELLIGLRWYSSTGVTFTFGGGAGCGCSLASPTLSFFTSIIWIPAKTREWEALERFKEPPEPPPPPPPPVDPDGDSVIGTGDKCPLEAGPVENAGCPDTDRDGDGMVDRLDRCPDFPAGSRGREGCPLARHSGNKIVILEQVNFATDQDVILSESFPILEEVARVMNENPQMDRVLVEGHTDSRASDAYNLDLSRRRASSVRRFLVETGVTADRVCSQGFGRSRPLSDNETEEGMALNRRVEFTIQPPSDGPRPPCPEDANKKGKRSRPKSSGSQTKSGTEPKP; via the coding sequence ATGAACTCCCTCCGACTACCGCTCCTCGTCCTGGCGCTGGGAGGAGCCACGCTCGCCTCCGCCCAGCCCGACACCCGCTTCGACGTGCAGATGTTCCGCCCGTCGGGCGCTCCCCAGGACCTGGTCCTCGTCTCCCAGTCGCGCCCGCTCTCCCACCTGTCCGTGGCCGCGGGCCCGTACTTCAGCTACTCGCTCAATCCCCTCACGCTCGTCCCCGAGGGCGGTGACCTCGAGAAGATCAGCCTGGTGGGCAACCGCCTCCAGCTCGACGTCATGGCCATGGTGGGCCTGTTCGACTGGGCCGAGATTGGCGTCGACATGCCGCTCATCCTCGCGCAGGGCGGACAGAACCTGGAGGTCATCGGCACCGAGGGCAGCGTCGAGAGCTTCGTGCTGGGGGACCTGCGCATCACCGGCAAGGTGGCCGTCCCCGGCCTGCGCCGCCCCGCCGAGGGCAAGGGCTGGGGCGCCGCCCTCACCCTCAACGTCAGCTTCCCCACCGGCGCCCAGGACGCCTTCGCGGGAGAAGGCGAGCTCACCTGGGCCCCTGGCCTCGTGGTGGACTACCGCTTCGGCAACGGCATCCTGCTGGCGCTCAACGGCGGCTTCTGGAAGCGCCCGGACCGCGTCTTCGACGGCGTGGCCATCGGCGACATGATGCCCTTCGGCGTCGGCGCGGAGGTGCCCATCCTCCGAGGCAGCGGCATCACCGCGCTGGGTCTGGTCAACGGCGCGGTGGGGCTCAAGAAGGCCCCGGGCACCGAGCGACAGGTCCCCGCCGAGCTGCTCATCGGCCTGCGCTGGTACAGCTCCACCGGCGTGACGTTCACCTTCGGCGGTGGCGCGGGCTGCGGCTGCTCGCTGGCGTCACCCACGCTCAGCTTCTTCACGTCCATCATCTGGATTCCCGCCAAGACGCGCGAGTGGGAGGCCCTGGAGCGCTTCAAGGAGCCGCCCGAGCCACCGCCGCCGCCTCCTCCGCCGGTGGACCCGGATGGCGACTCGGTGATTGGAACGGGCGACAAGTGCCCGCTCGAGGCCGGCCCCGTGGAGAACGCGGGTTGCCCGGACACGGACCGTGATGGCGACGGCATGGTGGACCGCCTCGACCGGTGTCCCGACTTCCCAGCCGGAAGCCGAGGCCGCGAGGGCTGCCCCCTGGCGCGTCACAGCGGGAACAAGATTGTCATCCTGGAGCAGGTGAACTTCGCCACGGACCAGGACGTCATCCTCTCCGAGTCCTTCCCCATCCTGGAGGAGGTCGCCCGGGTGATGAACGAGAACCCGCAGATGGACCGCGTGCTGGTGGAGGGCCACACGGACTCTCGCGCGAGCGACGCGTACAACCTGGACCTGTCGCGCCGTCGCGCCTCCAGCGTCAGGCGCTTCCTCGTGGAGACGGGCGTGACGGCGGACCGGGTGTGCTCGCAGGGCTTCGGCCGCAGCCGGCCGTTGTCGGACAACGAGACGGAAGAAGGCATGGCCCTCAACCGCCGCGTCGAGTTCACCATCCAGCCGCCGAGTGATGGCCCTCGCCCGCCCTGCCCCGAGGACGCGAACAAGAAGGGCAAGCGCTCCCGCCCGAAGTCCTCGGGCTCGCAGACGAAGTCCGGAACCGAGCCCAAGCCGTAG
- a CDS encoding GTPase — translation MMRDPYTLRDALASALDALPAPERFPEPSDADLARRLAERLRRDLLPRMGSADAPLLLVAIAGPNNVGKSTLFNALVGSALSPARPEGGLTKQCLAAAHPETWTGALKDFLTRRYDTVPVAPGDMAPVDQPGPAGRLYLVLADAVPRGLLVMDTPDFDSVYRENRERAEALLVTVDVLVFVVSRQTYQNAALVDFLRAAVGHGRPYLLVYNEASREEVARGHLDKLASDVGHPPLARYLAPHQPDVEAGLRPLATEPLDGRPALSALLGQAEHARELKARALEASLADARAEMESVARAATRAASEPERLRQRLRHELESVGATAALKAVPADVLIDAFRDELDARSQFHKWVRLPFRGLATALTFVSRKVRQSFTGPEPEGTQTPSLAVDATLTDGVRRLVEAFAPEVAAWRGDTETREKLAEAFGASTLSKLEEPLGFEALHAHAADRATLYAYCRELVAAELQGGMREELLQALTTLVYSVPSGAAAAVTVATGGFGHDAVVWAGTLLSTPLMERFVDLLGAQVRARVTRRWADAHGSTLARALETRFFSDVLGHLDGLADDWKRTATRLEAARGALA, via the coding sequence ATGATGAGAGACCCCTACACCCTGCGTGACGCACTCGCATCCGCGCTGGATGCACTCCCAGCGCCCGAGCGCTTTCCCGAGCCCTCCGACGCGGACCTCGCCCGGCGTCTGGCGGAGCGCCTGCGTCGGGACCTGCTGCCCCGCATGGGCTCCGCGGACGCGCCGTTGCTGTTGGTGGCCATCGCCGGCCCCAACAACGTGGGCAAGTCCACGCTGTTCAACGCGCTGGTGGGCTCCGCCCTGTCGCCCGCGAGGCCCGAGGGGGGACTGACCAAGCAGTGCCTCGCGGCCGCGCATCCGGAGACGTGGACCGGAGCCCTGAAGGACTTCCTCACCCGCCGCTACGACACGGTGCCGGTGGCTCCGGGCGACATGGCGCCCGTGGACCAGCCGGGCCCCGCGGGACGGCTGTACCTGGTGCTGGCCGACGCGGTGCCTCGGGGCCTGCTCGTCATGGACACGCCGGACTTCGACAGCGTGTACCGCGAGAATCGCGAGCGCGCCGAGGCCCTGCTCGTCACGGTGGACGTGCTCGTCTTCGTGGTGAGCCGGCAGACGTACCAGAACGCGGCGCTGGTGGACTTCCTGCGCGCGGCGGTGGGCCATGGACGGCCGTACCTGCTCGTCTACAACGAGGCCTCGCGTGAAGAAGTGGCGCGAGGCCACCTGGACAAGCTGGCCTCCGACGTGGGGCATCCTCCCCTGGCGAGATACCTGGCTCCGCATCAGCCGGACGTCGAGGCGGGCCTGCGTCCCCTGGCGACCGAGCCCCTCGATGGACGCCCCGCGCTGAGCGCCCTGCTGGGTCAGGCCGAGCATGCGCGCGAGCTGAAGGCCCGGGCGCTGGAGGCCTCCCTCGCGGATGCACGCGCGGAGATGGAGTCCGTGGCGCGCGCGGCGACCCGGGCCGCGAGCGAGCCGGAGCGGCTTCGGCAGCGCCTGCGGCACGAGCTGGAGAGCGTGGGAGCCACCGCGGCGCTCAAGGCGGTGCCCGCGGACGTGCTCATCGACGCGTTCCGCGACGAGCTGGATGCACGCAGCCAGTTCCACAAGTGGGTGCGCCTGCCCTTCCGCGGACTGGCCACGGCGCTCACCTTCGTGAGCCGCAAGGTGCGCCAGTCCTTCACCGGCCCGGAGCCCGAGGGCACCCAGACGCCGTCCCTCGCGGTGGACGCGACGTTGACGGACGGGGTGCGGCGGCTGGTGGAGGCCTTCGCTCCGGAGGTGGCCGCGTGGCGGGGCGACACGGAGACGCGCGAGAAGCTGGCCGAGGCCTTCGGGGCGTCGACGCTGTCGAAGCTGGAGGAGCCGCTGGGCTTCGAGGCCCTGCATGCCCACGCGGCGGACCGGGCCACGCTGTACGCGTATTGCCGCGAGCTGGTGGCGGCCGAGCTCCAGGGCGGCATGCGCGAGGAGCTGCTCCAGGCGCTGACGACGCTGGTGTACTCGGTGCCGTCGGGCGCGGCGGCGGCGGTGACGGTGGCCACGGGCGGCTTCGGCCATGACGCGGTGGTGTGGGCGGGCACGCTCTTGTCCACGCCGCTGATGGAGCGGTTCGTGGACCTGCTGGGTGCCCAGGTGCGAGCCCGCGTCACCCGCCGATGGGCCGACGCCCATGGCTCCACCCTGGCCCGGGCCCTGGAGACGCGCTTCTTCTCGGACGTCCTGGGACACCTGGACGGGCTGGCGGACGACTGGAAGCGCACGGCGACCCGGCTGGAGGCCGCGAGGGGAGCGCTCGCCTGA
- a CDS encoding metallophosphoesterase → MGGVNTPRDARIQAALTRARHAVESGPRSTPPDGVPRRRRLVLGDPQAPFDKVLRILEHQGLLGEDGGLTPDVQLISVGDHFDWGPPAERDAAAESALALVAWFASQPADQVIMLLGNHDLARVGELAGFDDARFATAQAEADRVYQHGVTDEAGERAFLERWPQVPTAELVARDFGNFRQVQRDWVEHLLRVRRFRTAHVAGPGLLVLHAGVTVEDLEVMGLAREHHADAHAVAQTLNTTVDERVAGWTDGRLEIPGLHQPGDAAHGEGTGIFYHRPSLKPEDAERTRQTPRRRFDPRRLPSGLTQVLGHTRDKRIRELMGVTSGSPRDGVVRHLVTDGARVTCAHGAPPPTSAAEAVLVFVDGGMSHCPVEDYELFDLDARAAAHAAAR, encoded by the coding sequence ATGGGCGGAGTGAACACACCTCGAGACGCCCGCATCCAGGCCGCCCTCACCCGTGCGCGGCACGCGGTGGAGTCCGGGCCCCGCTCCACGCCTCCTGACGGTGTCCCTCGCCGACGGCGGCTGGTCCTGGGGGACCCGCAGGCGCCGTTCGACAAGGTCCTGCGCATCCTGGAGCACCAGGGCCTCCTGGGCGAGGACGGTGGATTGACGCCCGACGTGCAGCTCATCTCGGTGGGCGACCACTTCGACTGGGGACCTCCCGCCGAGCGCGACGCCGCGGCCGAGAGCGCGCTGGCGCTGGTGGCCTGGTTCGCCTCGCAGCCGGCCGACCAGGTCATCATGCTGCTGGGCAACCACGACCTGGCGCGCGTGGGCGAGTTGGCCGGCTTCGATGATGCCCGCTTCGCCACGGCCCAGGCGGAGGCGGACCGCGTCTATCAACACGGCGTCACGGACGAAGCCGGTGAGCGGGCCTTCCTGGAGCGCTGGCCCCAGGTGCCCACGGCGGAGCTCGTGGCACGAGACTTCGGCAACTTCCGTCAGGTCCAGCGCGACTGGGTGGAGCACCTCTTGCGCGTGCGCCGCTTCCGCACCGCGCACGTCGCGGGCCCGGGCCTGCTGGTGCTCCACGCGGGCGTCACCGTCGAGGACCTGGAGGTGATGGGACTTGCCCGTGAGCACCACGCGGATGCACACGCGGTGGCCCAGACACTCAACACCACCGTCGACGAGCGCGTGGCCGGATGGACGGACGGACGGCTGGAGATACCCGGCCTGCACCAGCCGGGCGATGCCGCGCACGGCGAGGGCACCGGCATCTTCTACCATCGCCCCAGCCTGAAGCCGGAGGACGCCGAGCGCACGCGCCAGACACCCCGGCGGCGCTTCGACCCCCGGCGGCTTCCCTCGGGGCTCACGCAAGTGTTGGGGCACACGCGCGACAAGCGCATCCGCGAGCTGATGGGCGTCACCTCGGGCTCGCCTCGCGACGGCGTGGTGCGCCATCTCGTGACGGACGGAGCGCGAGTGACTTGCGCGCACGGAGCGCCTCCGCCCACGAGCGCGGCGGAGGCGGTGCTCGTCTTCGTCGACGGAGGCATGAGCCACTGCCCCGTCGAGGACTACGAGCTGTTCGACCTGGACGCGCGCGCCGCCGCGCATGCGGCGGCGCGCTGA
- a CDS encoding thioredoxin family protein yields the protein MRTYSGCLLLLGLVACTTANTGVRDRVEQARAAEPLPFIQDDYARALAEAKARGVPLFVLATTGWCISCRSMKAHVLSSPSLGRHADRFVWLEVSTDSSQNVAFQQKYPIESYPKLFILDPREEKALLRFNDTLTVAELEQLLEDGERAYKGGAKGVEALLVQADALFAQGRVVEASKVLTEVLATAPADWSRRGRVALALVESFYETYELRGLEDCATKALELLPGASRSLAWSHVARRGLACAQSILPKELEPKRAEFLQNALEEKVAEAMGPPSIDMSVDDRSWLYSGRVWMRQMAKDEAGEKALAEEWLTFLETEAAKAPTPWARAILDPHRADAALQLKTPERAIPALEQSEKEFPQDYVVPLRLSQLYQAQGRMEDALAATDRALVDAQGPRRVSVMGIRALILKERKDTAIAAKALRDAIAYSESLPEVQRSMCSVSRLKRELAQLEAPPQVTPPK from the coding sequence ATGCGCACCTACTCCGGCTGTCTCCTGCTCCTGGGGCTCGTCGCCTGTACCACCGCGAACACGGGCGTGAGAGACCGCGTGGAACAGGCACGCGCCGCGGAGCCGCTGCCCTTCATCCAGGACGACTACGCGCGTGCGCTCGCGGAAGCGAAGGCGAGGGGCGTGCCCCTCTTCGTCCTCGCCACGACGGGCTGGTGCATCTCGTGCCGCTCGATGAAGGCCCATGTCCTGTCATCCCCATCCTTGGGGCGCCACGCCGACCGCTTCGTCTGGCTGGAGGTCAGCACGGACTCGAGCCAGAACGTGGCCTTCCAGCAGAAGTACCCCATCGAGTCCTACCCCAAGCTGTTCATCCTCGACCCCCGCGAAGAGAAGGCACTCCTTCGCTTCAACGACACCCTGACGGTCGCCGAGCTCGAGCAGCTCCTCGAGGACGGCGAGCGCGCCTACAAGGGAGGCGCCAAGGGAGTGGAGGCGCTCCTGGTGCAAGCAGATGCGCTGTTCGCCCAGGGCCGCGTGGTCGAGGCCTCCAAGGTGTTGACCGAGGTGCTGGCCACGGCTCCCGCGGACTGGTCCCGCCGAGGACGCGTGGCGCTGGCGCTCGTGGAGTCGTTCTACGAAACGTACGAGTTGCGCGGGCTCGAGGACTGCGCGACGAAGGCGCTGGAGCTTCTTCCGGGCGCATCCCGCTCGCTGGCGTGGAGCCATGTCGCGCGGCGCGGACTGGCCTGCGCGCAGTCGATACTCCCGAAGGAGCTGGAGCCAAAGCGAGCGGAGTTCCTGCAGAACGCATTGGAGGAGAAGGTCGCCGAGGCCATGGGCCCGCCCTCCATCGACATGTCCGTGGATGACCGCTCCTGGCTGTACAGCGGCCGGGTTTGGATGCGTCAGATGGCCAAGGACGAGGCCGGGGAAAAGGCGCTCGCCGAGGAGTGGCTGACGTTCCTGGAGACGGAGGCCGCGAAGGCACCCACGCCCTGGGCTCGCGCCATCCTCGACCCGCACCGCGCGGATGCGGCGCTCCAGCTGAAGACACCCGAGCGAGCCATTCCCGCGTTGGAGCAGAGCGAGAAGGAGTTCCCCCAGGATTATGTCGTGCCCCTGCGGCTCTCCCAGCTGTACCAGGCACAGGGACGGATGGAGGACGCACTCGCCGCGACGGACCGCGCGCTGGTGGACGCGCAGGGTCCACGCCGGGTCAGTGTGATGGGCATCCGGGCCCTCATCCTCAAGGAGCGCAAGGACACCGCCATCGCCGCGAAGGCGCTGCGGGACGCCATCGCCTACTCGGAGTCCTTGCCCGAGGTGCAGCGGTCCATGTGCTCTGTCTCGCGCCTGAAGCGAGAGCTCGCCCAGCTCGAGGCGCCACCCCAGGTCACGCCGCCGAAGTAA
- a CDS encoding glycosyltransferase family 4 protein has translation MNFVFVGTSLGARGTETHLMCLVQALVRAGHHVVTVAREGGYIAREFRAQGLPVEPGVFRNAADFRGLLSVSRAIRRTRPHWLVGSFGHEYWPLLAMGALTGTPVALFRHLNSRLKTMSRRLLPRWARRFIVVSEAMRSNLVAKGVPSERIQCLYNPLDVDYFRVDEAERTAARKALGVGEQEVLVGFVGALKLEKGAFRLAEAFNRAMPQSPHLRALWVGEEAAHAHLRQLFSPSLQDRHILKGWTRDMRTLYAAMDVATMPSEWVEPFGRVSIEAQACGVPVLASRIGGLPETLLEGRTGLLLPPGDVVAWSDALVTLARMEPAQRRSMGEAGTRFVRERFAAERISREFISLLESSGAQV, from the coding sequence ATGAATTTCGTTTTCGTGGGGACGAGCCTGGGCGCGCGGGGAACAGAAACCCATCTGATGTGCCTAGTCCAGGCACTGGTCCGCGCCGGGCATCACGTGGTCACCGTGGCACGAGAGGGGGGCTACATCGCCCGGGAGTTCCGGGCTCAAGGCCTCCCCGTGGAACCCGGCGTCTTCCGGAACGCCGCAGATTTTCGTGGCCTGCTCAGCGTTTCACGCGCCATCCGTCGCACCCGGCCGCACTGGCTGGTGGGCAGCTTTGGCCACGAGTACTGGCCACTGCTCGCGATGGGCGCATTGACGGGGACCCCCGTCGCGCTCTTCCGACATCTCAACAGCCGGCTCAAGACGATGTCTCGCCGGCTCCTCCCCCGATGGGCTCGGCGCTTCATCGTCGTGTCCGAGGCCATGCGCTCGAACCTCGTCGCCAAGGGGGTGCCTTCCGAGCGCATCCAGTGCCTCTACAACCCCCTGGATGTCGACTACTTCCGCGTGGATGAGGCGGAGCGAACCGCGGCACGAAAGGCGCTCGGCGTCGGAGAGCAGGAGGTGCTCGTCGGCTTCGTGGGTGCGCTGAAGCTCGAGAAGGGTGCCTTCCGATTGGCCGAGGCCTTCAATCGAGCCATGCCCCAGAGCCCCCACCTGCGTGCGCTCTGGGTGGGCGAGGAGGCGGCCCACGCGCACCTGCGCCAGCTCTTCTCTCCGAGCCTCCAGGACCGGCACATCTTGAAGGGTTGGACCCGCGACATGCGGACGCTGTACGCGGCCATGGACGTGGCCACGATGCCCTCGGAGTGGGTCGAGCCCTTCGGACGGGTCTCCATCGAAGCCCAGGCCTGTGGAGTCCCCGTACTCGCGAGCCGGATTGGCGGCTTGCCCGAGACCCTGCTCGAGGGACGCACAGGACTCCTCCTCCCCCCGGGCGACGTCGTCGCGTGGAGTGACGCGCTCGTCACCCTGGCGCGGATGGAGCCCGCCCAGCGCCGGAGCATGGGAGAAGCCGGGACCCGGTTCGTTCGGGAGCGCTTCGCGGCGGAGCGCATCTCACGCGAGTTCATCTCCCTGCTGGAGTCGTCCGGCGCCCAGGTGTGA